TTTAAAAATTAATTGAGGCCGTTTTTAAAAATATCGACCGTAACATGAGTTATATCAGCGATTATTAAAATATATCGGCGCAACTCAGATTATATCAGCGATTCTCACAATATATCGGCGTAACTCAGATTATATCAGCGGTTTTCACAATATATCGGCGTAACTCAGATTATATCAGCGGTTTTCACAATATATCGATTTACCGACAATAATTGCTAAAACTAGCACCTTATATAATGAGAAAAGGCTGTTCCAACATATGGACAGCCTTTTCCTCTACTTCTTTACTTTTCTAACTCGCCCTCTTATTTCTCCTCTTTTTTGTGATTTCGTATGGACATTAACATATACATTTGCTTGAATAATTTCTTGAAGTAAATGCACAAATGATTTCCCTTGTAAAGGTCCCTCAAAATCCTCTACATTCACTACACCAGTAATACTTCCCTCGTTCAAGCTAATCCCTTGCTCCAGTGGACCATACAAATAGAAAACAACAGGACCAATTTGAGTAGACTTCCCTAAATGAATTTGACATGATGTAACCTTTTCTATATTTTTTAGTATTACTCTGTAATGCAATTTCGTTAAATCATCACTAAAAATAAACTCTGCTACCCCAAAAGCTTCTGTATTTACAGGAGGCACTTCCCTCTTACCTGTTAACCTGGCAAAGAAATGTGTTGTCATAAGGCATTCTCCTTATATAAATTTCCCAGCACTACTTCTACTACTTTATGGTTTAGACATAATCATTTATGACTTTTTCAATTTTAATTACAAAGAAAAGATTCACAAAATCTTTACATTAAAATCGTTCCTATAGATTGAACGTCTCTTGTATAATGCACATAGAAAAACATTATAGGAGGTTATTTTGAAAAAAAACAAACACACCTTTCACACATTATTAGAGATTTTTCTCGTCTCATTTAAATTAGGACTTACTTCATTCGGCGGTCCTGTCGCTCATCTCGGCTATTTCCACCACGAATACGTGCAAAAAAGAAAATGGATGAATGAACGAAGCTATGGAGATTTAGTAGCATTATGTCAATTCCTTCCTGGTCCTGCCAGCAGTCAAGTCGGTATGGGCGTTGGATTATTAAGGGGCGGGCTTTTAGGAGCTATTATTTCATGGATTGGATTCACTTTACCGTCTGTACTTATTTTGGTTTTCTTCGCCTCATTCCTTAATCAGTTCGATCTTGGAAGTGCTGGCTGGATTCATGGACTAAAACTTGTAGCAGTCGCTATTGTCGCTCATGCCATATGGGGAATGGCGCAAAAGTTAACTCCAGATCGCAACCGTGCAACAATTGCGATCGTAACTGCCGCAATCGCCTTATTATGGCCAAGTAGTTGGACACAAGTCATCCTCATTATAATATGTGGCTTTATCGGCTGGTTTTTATATCGCAACCAACCAATTAGCCAATCTCAAAATATAAAAGTACCTATTTCAAAAAAAATAGCAGTTTCTTGTCTCGTCTTATTCTTTGGACTATTACTACTGCTACCAATATTAAGACCGTTCTCTTATTACATCGCTTTATTTGACAGTTTCTATCGCTCTGGCGCACTTGTATTTGGAGGAGGACACGTCGTGCTGCCCCTTCTTGAAGGTGAGTTCGTACAAAACGGAATGATGACGAAAGAACAGTTCCTAGCTGGATACGGATTAACACAAGCAGTACCAGGACCACTATTTACATTCGCCTCTTATATAGGAGCAGTGTTAAACGGGACGCTTGGGGCAATACTCGCAACAATTGCGATTTTCCTCCCTGCTTTCTTACTCGTTATTGGTGTTTTACCATTTTGGAACAGTGTAAGAAAAATATCTTTCATACAAGGCGCACTACTTGGAGTCAATGCCGCTGTTGTCGGTATTTTAATTGCCGCTTTTTATGACCCTATTTGGACAAGCACAATTATGAACGCTGTAGATTTTGTTTTTGCGTCTCTTCTATTTTGCTTGCTCGCTTTTTGGAAAACACCACCTTGGGTTATCGTTATACTTGGAGCCTTTGGCGGATATGTTCTGTCCATTTTATAAATAGAAAAAACGACGGCTATACCATGCCGTCGTTTTTTCTATTAAAACTTTACAAGCTCTATTCCTTCTGGCAACTCACTCTCTGTTAAAATACGCAATTCCTTCACACGATCCATTACGTAAGAAGAACGCTTCACAAGCTCTGGATCAATATAAGCTGGATGAACCATAATTTCTACCGTTTGTTCACCTTGTACTCTTTCTTTTAACTTCACAAAGTAATCTTCCGTCACACCATCTGCGTAAAAGTCACTGTAAAACACATCAGAAAATGGATGCACCGCTCTATCTTCCTCACAACGACGAATTGGAACATTATATGTAGCCGCTAATCTCTCAAGAACATCGTGTAAGATCGGTAATCCGTGTACATGATGATGACTATCTAAATGAGTTGGTGTTAATCCGTAAGATAAAAACTTCTCAATTTGAGCAGTCCATTCTCTCTCAACTTCTTCTGGATTTATATTCCCTTCCCTTACAACACTTTGTTTATGAAACGACCCGTTTGCCCCTACGAGTGACGGTACATCCTTTAACAGTGGTTCCCCTGCTGTTAATACGAGATGTACGCCTACTCCGAGTAGGTTGTACTCTTTCGCTAAGCGTACCGCATGCTCTGTTCCTGGCATATTCATCATCATCGTCGTTGAATTTACAAGTCCATTTATATGTCCATCAATAATGCCATAATTTGTACCTTCTGTAAGACCGAAATCATCTGCATTTACAATTAACTTAATCATCATAATACCTCCTAATAAAGTGAAACTTTAATCAGTGGGGGGTTTTCTCCCCCCACTGATTATTAGTTGAACCAATCGGACTTTTATGGGCAGTTGATCCCCCACCTAATTTCTTTGTTTTCGCTGAATTTTGAGGTAGTGGTCTTACTGCCCATTAAAGTGGGATAGAATAAAAAAAGCGGGCTAAATAGCGCCGCTTTATTTCTCTACCTTTTTAAAGAATTGCGGAAGATACTCTTTATGTGCTTCCAACATTTCATCTAAAATTTGTTTTGCAACTTTATCTGATGGTACAAGTGGATTGATTGTCATAGCAAGCAGCGCCTTATGATAATCCCCTGTAACAGCAGCTTCAATTGTTGTGCGCTCGAATGATTTAATTTGTTGTACTAAACCGCGAACTGGTACTGGAAGATCTCCAACTGCAATTGGTTTTGGGCCTTCTTTCATAATAATACAGTTCACTTCAACAGCTGAATCATGTGGTAAGCTTGCAATTGTTCCGTTGTTTCGTGTATTAACAGGCTGGATATCACCTTTATTATTGTAGATAGACGTAATTAAGCTACATGCTGCATCACTATAATAAGCTCCGCCACGTTTTTCTAATTGTGGTGGTTTAATATCTAAGTTCGGGTCTTTATATAACTCGAATAAATCATTTTCTAATTGTTTTACTACTTCTGCACGTGTACCTTTTTCAATTGAAGCTTCTTTCTCTTCTTCTAACATTTCACGTGTTTTGTAGTAGTAACGATGGTATGGACATGGAATTGCACGAAGGCCACGAATAAAGTCTGGTTCCCAGTTAAGCGCTGCGATATTTTCCATCGTAATTTGCTTTTCTGGATCTGTCACAAGCTCTAACACACGATCCATTACACTTACGCCATCTAAGTATACATCTAGTCCGTATACCATATGATTTAAACCTGCGAAATCAACGTGAACACGACTCGCATCTACTTCAAGTAACTTTGCAAGACCCATACGGATTCCGATTGGAACGTTACATAGACCAACTACTCTTTGAATATTTGTATAACGAAGAACAGCTTCTGTTACCATACCAGCTGGGTTTGCAAAGTTAATTAACCATGCATTCGGACAAAGCTCCTCCATATCCTTACAAATATCTAAAATAACAGGAATCGTTCTCAGCGCTTTGAATAAACCACCAGGACCATTCGTTTCCTGACCGATTACATCATATTTTAATGGGATTGCTTCATCTTTTGCACGTGCTTCTAATAAACCAACACGAAGCTGCGTCGTTACGAAATCAGCATCCTTTAATGCCTCGCGGCGATCAAGCGTTAAATGTACCTCGATTGGTAAACCAGATTTTTTTACCATACGTTTCGCTAAGTTACCAACGATTTCTAACTTTTCTTTTCCTACCTCAATATCTACTAACCAAATTTCACGAACAGGAAGCTCATCATAACGCTTAATAAATCCTTCAATTAACTCTGGTGTATAACTAGATCCACCGCCGATTGTAGCAATTTTAATTCCAGTCATGCTTTATTCCCCTTTCGCTTCTAACTTTTTATAAAGATCGATAAACTCTGCCGCTAATTCTTTTACTGTAATCGCATTCATTAAATGATCTTGTGCGTGAATTAAGAGAACACTAACCGCTGTTTTTTCTCCTCTTGCTTCTGATTGTATGAGCTCTGTTTGGAAATGATGCGCTTCATTGATCGCTTCTTTCGCCTTTACCATCGCTTCATCAGCCTCTGCCATTTTCCCCTGTTTGGCAAATTGAATTGCCTCCATTGCAAAGCTGCGTGCGTTACCACTATTTAAAATCAATTGGAATGGAATTTGTTCTGCTGTAGTCATCATAATTACCGTCCTCTCTATAAGGTTCAACCGATTGAAATACCCCTTCAGTTTGAACATTTCTATTAAATTATTATTTTATGAATGATAGTTTGGTGTTCTTGTAGATGAGTATCATCTTTTTGAACATGATATAAAGGTAATTGTTCTCACAGATTATGTTGTCTGTGAGAACAATTATTATGTTACATAGGTACAGAGTTGTTATTTCCTTGAGCTGCTTTCTCAGTACGGATAACTGAACGATCGCATGCGACAACGAATGGGAAGTAAATCGCCATTGCAACAACAAAGTTGAATAATTGTAAAATCGCACCAGAAGGATGTAAACCTGTTACAAGATACCCACTAATAATTGGTGGAACGTTCCATGGAACCATCGCTACTGTTTTTGGTACCCATCCTAAGTAAATTGCTGTATAAGATGTAATAACTAACACAACAGGTGTTAATACGAACGGGATGAATAAAATTGGATTTAATACGATTGGTGTACCAAAGATTACTGGTTCGTTAATGTTAAATGCACCAGGTCCAATTGATAGACGAGATACACCGCGTAATTGTGCACTTTTCGCTACAATTAATACAACTACTAAGAATGCTAATGTTGCACCAGAACCACCAAGATATACGAAAGTATCAAAGAATGGTTTTGTAACAATGTTTGGAACATCAAATGCAGATGTACCATCTTGGAATAACTTAATATTTTTCTCTAATGCTGGTAAATAAAGTGGCTCAATAATACCACCAACAATATTTGGACCATGTAAACCGAAGAACCAAAGTACATGTACTAATAACGCAATAAAGATTGCACTTGGTAACGTACCCGCTAACCCTTGTAATGGAACTTGTAATGTATTAAAGATATACTCATGAACACTTGTACCTGCTAGTTTTACTGCTAATTGAATACCTGCTACACCTGTTAAAATTACAAATGCCGGAACTAATGCAGCGAAAGATTTCATTACTGCTGGTGGTACACCGTCAGGCATTTTAATTGTAATGTTTCTTTGAACAAAGAAGCGGAATATCTCCGTTACGAGTATGGAGACAATAAGTGAAACGAACAAACCCTGTGCGCCTGTCCAAAGCATATTTATTCCAGCTTCTTTTGGTGTTGTTGGTGTAAGAATAATTAATGCACCAAACGAAATAATACCTGCTGACAATCCATCAACACCATAAGATTTTGCTAGGTTATAACTTATGGTAACCGCCACCATCAGAGCTAATACCCCGAAGGACCCTGTCCACATACCAGCACCAATTTGTGTCCAAGTTTCACCGAATAAATCTTTCATAAAACCTTGGAATGCTGGAATTGGTAAACCATTAACTAGTACTGCCATCGAACCAACTAAAATAAGTGGCATAACTGCAATAAATCCATCTCGGATCGCAGCTAAGTGACGTTGCGATCCGATTTTACCAGCAATCGGAACCATGTACTTCTCCATAAATGCAATAAACTTTTGCATTTTACTTCCCCCCTAATTATTTTTTAAGTGTTAATGCGTGATCTAAAACTGCTTCTCCATTCATCATGCCGTAGTGCATTGGATTGATAACGTCGATTCCAACGTTTTTCTCGTCAGCAAGCGTTTTCATTGAAGAGAGCATGTAACGAACTTGTGGTCCTAGTAATAACACATCTGCTTGGTCGATATTGTTTTTTACTGCATCCCCAGATACAGCCCAAATCTTTCCTTCTAAACCGCGAGCTTTTGCAGCCGCTTCCATTTTTGTAACTAGTAAACTTGTAGACATCCCTGCTGAGCAACATAATAAAATATTCATTTGAAAATCCCCCTTGTGTAGTATAAAAAATTTATGTTTTATTTATTTTTCTTTACGCTATTTATTAATGCAATTAGCGTGCCAACTTTTTAAAAGCACTAAAATCAGTGCTTTTTCGAGCATTTTCTTTGTGTGTTAACGCTTTCAATTAGTGTGTCGTCTAAAAAACACACAGTGTGTTATAAAACAACACGCTTTTAACACATAACTGTATGAAAATAGATTAGTGTTTAGTTGTCTAGTTGTGTTTAAAACAAAAAAACACTAAAAAAATTTTTTTAGCGTGAAACTCTATTAAAAAAACTCCTCTATCTATTGTCCAAGCAAACTCTACTAAATTACATAGAATAGAATAAAATAACACAATTCGAAAGGGGATTCCTATGCCAAAACATAGAAAACAAAGCAAAATAAAGATTTATAGAATAACAAGCTATAAAAAAGACAAGCGTTCTGAATTAGACTCTGACAAATTTGAACTTGAACAGCAGGAGGTAGAAGATAAGCAGGACAAGCAAGTACAATCGGAAAATGTAGTCATAGTACCCACAGATTCACACAACTTAGATATATGGGATGAAATTTCTCTAAAGGAAATACAAGCTGGTGAACATACAAATTTATTTGTGGAACAAAGTAATTATCAAAATATTAATTTGTTACAAGTTAGCGATATCCGTTTATATTTGGACAAGCAACTACAATTCAGTTCCGTCGATGAGCAAATTTATCATGAAGCACTTGTACATCCAATTATGTCAAAAGTAATTGATCCAAAACGTGTTCTCATATTAGGCGGTGGCGATGGTCTTGCCCTGCGAGAAGTTTTAAAATATGAAACTGTACTACATGTAGACCTTGTTGACTTAGATGGATCGATGATTGATATGGCTCGTAATGTTCCTGAATTAGTTTCTTTAAACAAAAGTGCATTTTTTGATAATCGTGTAAATACACACGTATGTGATGCAAAAGAATTTTTAAGCTCTCCTTCTTCTTTATACGATGTAATCATTATTGATTTCCCAGACCCAGCGACAGAGTTGTTAAGTACTTTATATACAAGCGAACTTTTTGCTCGTATAGCTACATTCTTAACAGAAGACGGCGCGTTCGTCTGCCAATCTAATTCACCCGCTGATGCACCACTAGTATATTGGAGTATTGGTAAAACAATTGAACATGCGGGATTAACTGTGAAAAGTTATCATACAATCGTTCCTTCTTTCGGAACTGACTGGGGATTTCATATTGCCACTAATTCTGCCTATGTACTCGATCAAATTGAGCAATTATACGTAGTACCAACTCCTCGAACATTGCCTTCTCTTCTTTTTCCTTTATTTCAATTTAAAGAAGAACATCTAGAACAACGTAACCTCGCTCTTTTAAATTCAGAATCAAATCTTATCTTACACCAATGTTACAAAAAGGAAATGGAGTTTTGACGATATCACAGGAAGGAGTGTTACCTTATGGAATATTCTACTTTCGGTAAGCATATAATAGTAGATTTGTGGGGAGTGGATTTTTCCCTATTAGATGATATGTACTTTTTAGAACATCATTTAGTTAACGCTGCTGATCAATCTGGTGCCCACGTTTTAAACGTAAGTACAAAAGAATTTGATCCGCATGGTGTTACTATTTTAGTTTTACTATCAGAAAGCCACCTTTCTATTCACACTTATCCAGAAAAAAACTTTGCAGCCATCGACTGTTATACTTGCGGTACGACCGTTGAACCGCAAATAGCGATTGATTATATCGTAAGTATATTAAAACCAAATGAGATGCATATAAAAAAACTAATTCGTGGTATAGGAGAGATTGTAAATACTGATTAAATACCGCTCTTATTCATTTGTAAAAAGGAGGAGTGTAAATACCATCAGTGGAACGAACATTCCACTGATGGTACAGACACATACATAAAGTGAAACTTTAATTAGTGGGGGTTTTGTTCATCTCCCACTAATTATTAGTTGAACCAATCGGGCCTTTACGGACAGTTAAGCTCCCTCCTAACTTCCTTGCTCCAGCCACATTTTGAGGTGGGAGTTTTACTGCCCGTTAATGCGGGATAAAAAAACCTTGCATACGCAAGGTTCATTCAGTCACTGACATCTTCCTATATAATTCTACAAATTCACTCGCTAATTCCTTCACCGTAATCGCATTCATTAAATGATCTTGCGCATGCACCATCAGAAGGGTAACTTCCGTCTTTTCACCACCAGCTTCTTTCTGTATGAGCTCCGTTTGTACACGGTGCGCCTCTTTTAATTCCTCTAGTGCTTCTTGTAATTTAGCTTCAGCTTCTGTAAACTCCCCACGCTTCGCACAATCAATTGCTTCCATTGAACAACTTCTCGCGTTTCCCCCATGCAAGATTAAATGAAAAGCTTTCGTCTCTATCGTATCCATTGTAGTTCTTTACTCCCCCTTTTCTTCCGCCAGTTTTTGTTTATCCCATATTTTTAAGAACGGTAAATAAATGAAGAATGCTAGCGCAAAGTTAACAAGTTGTAAAATAACACCTGAAATTTTCCCGCCCGATCCTAAATATCCACTAAAAAGAATAGGTGTCGTCCAAGGTACAGCGGCCCCACTTGGACGTGCGACCCATCCCCATTCCATTGCAAAGTAAGAAACAATTGTTAACACAACTGGAACTAATATAAATGGAATTAGTAAAAGTGGGTTCATTACAATCGGCATACCAAAAGTTACCATCTCATTAATATTAAATATACCAGGTGCAATTGACAATCTCCCTAAACTTTTTAATTGTTGACTTCGTGCAAATAGTAACATTCCGACAACTAGAGCAAGCGTTGCACCAGAACCGCCCATATAAATCCATAAATCAAAAAACTGTGCCGTAATCGTATTTGGTACATCTTGCCCAGCTTGAAAAGCCACTCGGTTTTGATCCATTAACGATAACCAAACGGGGCTCATTACACCACCAACAATAGTAGCACCATGAATTCCACACGACCAAAGAACATGAACGAGAATAACTGCTATTATTGCGCCCCAAAGACTAGCACCAAGTACACTAAGTGGCTCCTGTAAAATTTGTCCTACAATATTATGGATACTGCCAAAAGAAGTATTTTCTATAATTAAGCGTAAAATCCAAATAACTGTTACAACAATAAATCCTGGAACAAGTGCCGCAAATGAACGCGTGACAGCTGGTGGAACTGTCTCTGGCATCTTTATAATTATCTTTTTTTGTACAATAAATCGATAAAGTTCAGTAGATATAAGTGCAATAATCATTGCTACAAATAACCCTTGGCTTCCCATTAATACAGCTGGGATAGCGCCTTCTACAAGTACACTCTCTTTTGTACTTGGTATAATATATGCAACTTGGAATGGAGTCGCAAGTAAAAACGTCACAAGCGACAATGCCCCGGATGCTAAAGCATCCACTTTATAATACTCTCCAAGCCTGTAAGCGATTCCAAAAACAGCTATTAAAGCCATTATATTAAAAGTTGCACTAACTGGATAGCCTAAAGCTCTCTGCCAATTCTCCCCAAACAAACCTGCCATAAACTCGTTATATCCCGGTATCGGTAGCGCACTAATAATAAGGAAAAATGATCCAATAATTAAGAACGGCATCGTTAAAATAATTCCATCTCGAATCGCTTGTAAATGCCTCTGCTCTGCAACCTTCCCCGCTATCGGCATCACATACTTCTCTAAAAACCGTATCATCTATCCCACTCTCCTCATGGTTTCATTGACAAAGCTGCTTGCAAGATAGCTTCTCCATTACAAAGTCCGTAATGAACGGATTGAATGACATCAACAGGTATCCCTTTATCCTTACATAATTCTTGCATCTTCGGTAATAAATAACGTACTTGTGGTCCAAGTAAAAGTACATCGGCTTTATCAATATGGCTATTTACTTCAGAACCTGATACAGCCCAAATCTTTACCTCTATTCCTCTTGCCTCTGCTGCTTTCTCCATCTTTGTAACAATCAAACTGGAAGACATTCCCGCTGCACAGCAAAGCAAAATATTCATTCCGCTTCCCTCCCCCTTTTATTAAGCCTAAGTTATGGTGCATCCCTTGCCACCACTAGTTTACAAATATATATGTCTAGATTTCCTGCTGTATGCCGAGCTTAAAAACAAAAATTTCTTGGTTTTCACGCTATTCCATTTATCCGTATTCTCCTAGTAAAGAGGACTCTAACTCGCTATAATGATTCAGTATGAATTTTTTTAATTGATAGGAGGATATATTTATGAAGGCATATCGCTTTCCACTTATTTTATTATCTTCTATCCTAATTGGTGGTTTCATTGGTTATTTCATGGGTGCCGATGCAGTTGCTTTAAAGCCGCTTGGTGATATTTTCTTAAACTTAATGTTTACGATTGTTGTACCTTTAGTGTTCTTTAGCATCGCATCGTCTATTGCTAATATGGATGGATTAAAACGTTTCGGTAAAATTATGTCTAGTATGGCTGGGACTTTCTTATTTACAAGTATTTTAGCTGCTATTTTTATGATTATTGTCGTGAAAGTATTCCCGCCAGCACAAGGTGTTGTACTAGAACTAACACAACCTGACAAAGCCGGCAAAGCTGTTAGTGTTGCAGATCAAATCGTCGGTATTTTAACAGTATCTGACTTCTCTAAGTTACTATCTCGTGAAAATATGTTAGCTCTTATTTTCTTCTCTATCTTAATGGGGATTGCAACTTCAGCAGTTGGCGAAAAAGGAAAGCCATTCGCTACATTCCTACAAGCTGGTGCAGAAATTTCAATGAAAGTTGTATCTTTCATTATGTATTACGCTCCAATCGGACTTGCTGCTTACTTCGCAGCATTAGTTGGTGAATTCGGACCACAACTTCTTGGAACTTACTTCCGAGCAGCAATGGTATACTATCCTGCTTCTCTAATTTATTTCTTTGTATTCTTCACATTCTATGCATACCTTGCAGGTCGCAAGCAAGGTGTACAAGTATTTTGGAAGAACATGGTCTCTCCTACAGTTACATCACTTGCAACTTGTAGTAGTGCCGCAAGTATTCCAGCAAACTTAGAAGCAACAAAGAAAATGGGTATTTCTTCAGACGTTCGTGAAACAGTTGTCCTTCTTGGTTCTACTCTTCATAAAGATGGCTCTGTTTTAGGCGGCGTATTAAAAATCGCTTTCTTATTCGGTATTTTCAACATGGAATTTGAAGGACCGAAAACATTAGCAATCGCACTTGTTGTTTCTTTATTAGTAGGAACAGTAATGGGTGCTATTCCAGGCGGCGGTATGATCGGTGAAATGTTAATCGTATCTCTATACGGTTTCCCGCCAGAAGCATTGCCAATTATTGCAGCAATTAGTACAATTATTGATCCTCCTGCAACGATGTTAAACGTAACAGCAGATAACGCTTGTGCCGTAATGACAGCTCGCCTTGTAGAAGGTAAGAATTGGATCAAAAACAAATTTGCTTAATAGATAGAAAGAGGATGCTCATTTTGAGTATCCTCTTTTTGTCGTTATTTGTTGATAAGTCGATATCCCTTGTCGAAACGTCGATATATTGAAAAAATCGTTGATATATTTGAAGTTATGAACGATATATCCAAAAAATCGTCGATATAATCCATTCCGCCACAAATTTGTTAAAACCTTCACAAATATTCCACACTCATTATCCATTCTCCGTACTATAATCATGTATGGAAAAGGAGTTGGACATAATGACACAAAGCGCACCAGAATTTAAAGTTTTGCAAAGCATTGCATTCCTTGCTGTCGTTTTGCAAAGTTCGTTATTATATACAATGAATCAAGGAAATGTCTTACTTGAGCAATCTCTCATTATGGGCATGCTATTTAATCTTGCAAAATTCTCAGCACCTGCATTCATATTTATCGTTGGATTTCATTTAATTCGTCACTATACAAAGCAATTAGTATACAAAGAATATATTTCTGAAAAAGCCGCACATTTACTCATTCCTTATTTCTTCTGGTCTATTCTTTACTTATTAACAACAAACGATATGATCACATTACAAGGCGGAATAAAAAGTGTATTACTCGGAACAGCCGCACCCCATCTTTGGTACGTAATTATGATGTTCCAAATTCACTTATTGTTCCCTTTGCTGTGCACACTATTTTATTGGTTTCAAAAACGAACAGAAAATAAAAAAGACATATATAAATATATGACCATCTTTGCTTGCCTATATTTCCTCTTAATGTGGTATTCTTCGCACTACATTTTTAATGGAGAGAAATTGACTAGCTCAACCATTTTACATTATACAGATCGTTCCTTCTTCTTCTACTCGTTCTATTTCGTCATGGGAGGAATCGCTGCTGTAGCACTAAAAACGTGGCGGCTATTCGTCATGAAACATATCCCGCTTATCACAATATTATTTTTCATCTTATTTTTATTCATCAATTATGAGTTGTTTAGTTTTTACGGAGCAAACTCTATTCATTTAACTGTTTCTACCTATTTAAAACCATCTATGTTTTTATATATCGTATGCGAAATTATCATACTGTATGTGTTATCTATTATGATAGTACAGCGTCGTGGTTTCTTATATAAAACGTTACGTTTCATTGGAAATTACACGTATGGTGCTTATTTAGCTCATTTATTCTTCTTGCAACTATGCACAAAACTTCTTTCCTTATTCACGCTGCAAGAAAATACTATATTATATAGCCTATTACTATTTGTATTAACGGCCATTACCTCTATTTCAACAATGGTCATTTGTAGTACAATACCATTTCACACTTGGATTACAGGTCCTTCTCCTACAACTAAGATGAAATGGACGAAGGTTGTATTCCGAAAAAATCATAGAAAACTATTCAAACCATATATTTGATATAATAATACGCATATAAAAAAGAAAGCGAGAGACACCTATGATTAATCAAGTTGGACAAATTATGCTATATGTAAATAACCAAGACGAAACAGTACAATTTTGGATAGAAAAAGTAGGATTCCAAATCATTGCGGATGAAAATAACGGAAACGGATTCCGCTGGATTGAAATTGCGCCGGCGAAAGAAGCAGGAACAAGCATCGTCCTTCACGATAAAGCGTTAATTGCGAAGATGCAACCTGAATTAAACTTAGGTACTCCTTCACTTATGTTCTTCTCTAATAACTTAGATCAACTGTATAAAGATCTTTCTGAGAAAAATGTCACAGTTGGACAGATTGTAGATTTACCTACTGGCAGAGCATTTAACTTTGCTGATAATGAAAATAATTACTTTGCAGTAATGGAACGTAAATAAAAAAGAAGCTATCCGAAAAAATCGGATAGCTTCTTTCATTTTAAGAAACTTGTTCTGCATTCGTTTCTCTA
This genomic interval from Bacillus thuringiensis contains the following:
- the speD gene encoding adenosylmethionine decarboxylase, yielding MEYSTFGKHIIVDLWGVDFSLLDDMYFLEHHLVNAADQSGAHVLNVSTKEFDPHGVTILVLLSESHLSIHTYPEKNFAAIDCYTCGTTVEPQIAIDYIVSILKPNEMHIKKLIRGIGEIVNTD
- a CDS encoding acyltransferase; this encodes MTQSAPEFKVLQSIAFLAVVLQSSLLYTMNQGNVLLEQSLIMGMLFNLAKFSAPAFIFIVGFHLIRHYTKQLVYKEYISEKAAHLLIPYFFWSILYLLTTNDMITLQGGIKSVLLGTAAPHLWYVIMMFQIHLLFPLLCTLFYWFQKRTENKKDIYKYMTIFACLYFLLMWYSSHYIFNGEKLTSSTILHYTDRSFFFYSFYFVMGGIAAVALKTWRLFVMKHIPLITILFFILFLFINYELFSFYGANSIHLTVSTYLKPSMFLYIVCEIIILYVLSIMIVQRRGFLYKTLRFIGNYTYGAYLAHLFFLQLCTKLLSLFTLQENTILYSLLLFVLTAITSISTMVICSTIPFHTWITGPSPTTKMKWTKVVFRKNHRKLFKPYI
- a CDS encoding PTS lactose/cellobiose transporter subunit IIA, producing MDTIETKAFHLILHGGNARSCSMEAIDCAKRGEFTEAEAKLQEALEELKEAHRVQTELIQKEAGGEKTEVTLLMVHAQDHLMNAITVKELASEFVELYRKMSVTE
- a CDS encoding dicarboxylate/amino acid:cation symporter, with amino-acid sequence MKAYRFPLILLSSILIGGFIGYFMGADAVALKPLGDIFLNLMFTIVVPLVFFSIASSIANMDGLKRFGKIMSSMAGTFLFTSILAAIFMIIVVKVFPPAQGVVLELTQPDKAGKAVSVADQIVGILTVSDFSKLLSRENMLALIFFSILMGIATSAVGEKGKPFATFLQAGAEISMKVVSFIMYYAPIGLAAYFAALVGEFGPQLLGTYFRAAMVYYPASLIYFFVFFTFYAYLAGRKQGVQVFWKNMVSPTVTSLATCSSAASIPANLEATKKMGISSDVRETVVLLGSTLHKDGSVLGGVLKIAFLFGIFNMEFEGPKTLAIALVVSLLVGTVMGAIPGGGMIGEMLIVSLYGFPPEALPIIAAISTIIDPPATMLNVTADNACAVMTARLVEGKNWIKNKFA
- a CDS encoding polyamine aminopropyltransferase; the protein is MPKHRKQSKIKIYRITSYKKDKRSELDSDKFELEQQEVEDKQDKQVQSENVVIVPTDSHNLDIWDEISLKEIQAGEHTNLFVEQSNYQNINLLQVSDIRLYLDKQLQFSSVDEQIYHEALVHPIMSKVIDPKRVLILGGGDGLALREVLKYETVLHVDLVDLDGSMIDMARNVPELVSLNKSAFFDNRVNTHVCDAKEFLSSPSSLYDVIIIDFPDPATELLSTLYTSELFARIATFLTEDGAFVCQSNSPADAPLVYWSIGKTIEHAGLTVKSYHTIVPSFGTDWGFHIATNSAYVLDQIEQLYVVPTPRTLPSLLFPLFQFKEEHLEQRNLALLNSESNLILHQCYKKEMEF
- a CDS encoding PTS sugar transporter subunit IIB, with the protein product MNILLCCAAGMSSSLIVTKMEKAAEARGIEVKIWAVSGSEVNSHIDKADVLLLGPQVRYLLPKMQELCKDKGIPVDVIQSVHYGLCNGEAILQAALSMKP
- the celB gene encoding PTS cellobiose transporter subunit IIC; this encodes MIRFLEKYVMPIAGKVAEQRHLQAIRDGIILTMPFLIIGSFFLIISALPIPGYNEFMAGLFGENWQRALGYPVSATFNIMALIAVFGIAYRLGEYYKVDALASGALSLVTFLLATPFQVAYIIPSTKESVLVEGAIPAVLMGSQGLFVAMIIALISTELYRFIVQKKIIIKMPETVPPAVTRSFAALVPGFIVVTVIWILRLIIENTSFGSIHNIVGQILQEPLSVLGASLWGAIIAVILVHVLWSCGIHGATIVGGVMSPVWLSLMDQNRVAFQAGQDVPNTITAQFFDLWIYMGGSGATLALVVGMLLFARSQQLKSLGRLSIAPGIFNINEMVTFGMPIVMNPLLLIPFILVPVVLTIVSYFAMEWGWVARPSGAAVPWTTPILFSGYLGSGGKISGVILQLVNFALAFFIYLPFLKIWDKQKLAEEKGE